A window from Leptothermofonsia sichuanensis E412 encodes these proteins:
- a CDS encoding CPBP family intramembrane glutamic endopeptidase gives MDTSEFLSWLTAYLAHQSAIATIAIFFTAWVLFWLPVAIPLAMVLQWRPPSPLTVEQKLPLVLSLYLLAPFLLWAIAALQGTTFSTYGLGWESSTLLSVIPGLFLGAFGVGVLVALEGVLGWVSWPEQGWQRLLTALPIPLLVGLLVSLIEELVFRGFLLNQLQTSSPLWLAATGSSFIFAVLHLVWEGKEAVPQLPGLWLMGMVLVLARWVDSGNLGLAIGLHAGWIWGIASLDTAQILAYTGRNPEWMTGLSGKPLAGGMGLILLLATAAAIWGMAGLPFIPCQPTIFSL, from the coding sequence ATGGACACTTCTGAATTTCTGAGCTGGCTAACCGCGTATCTGGCGCATCAATCTGCGATCGCCACAATTGCCATCTTTTTTACTGCCTGGGTCCTGTTCTGGTTGCCAGTTGCCATTCCCCTGGCGATGGTGCTCCAATGGCGTCCTCCCAGCCCTTTAACCGTTGAGCAAAAACTGCCGCTGGTTCTGTCCCTCTACCTGCTGGCTCCCTTCCTTTTGTGGGCGATCGCAGCATTGCAAGGAACAACCTTTTCAACCTATGGGTTGGGCTGGGAATCGTCCACTCTCCTCTCGGTCATCCCTGGTCTATTCCTTGGGGCTTTTGGCGTTGGGGTGTTAGTCGCGCTGGAGGGGGTCCTGGGCTGGGTGAGCTGGCCGGAACAGGGCTGGCAGCGGTTGCTAACAGCCCTGCCAATTCCACTGCTGGTGGGGCTACTGGTCAGCCTGATTGAAGAACTGGTGTTTCGTGGATTCCTGCTTAATCAACTCCAGACGTCTTCTCCTCTCTGGCTGGCAGCCACAGGTTCCAGTTTCATCTTTGCAGTCCTGCATCTGGTCTGGGAAGGGAAAGAAGCCGTTCCCCAGCTACCAGGGTTGTGGTTAATGGGAATGGTGCTGGTGCTGGCCCGGTGGGTTGACAGCGGCAACCTGGGTTTAGCTATTGGATTACATGCAGGCTGGATATGGGGTATAGCAAGCCTGGATACGGCTCAAATCTTGGCCTATACCGGACGCAATCCAGAATGGATGACCGGCTTATCTGGAAAACCCCTGGCAGGTGGAATGGGGCTGATCCTGTTGCTGGCAACGGCGGCAGCTATCTGGGGAATGGCAGGGCTTCCATTTATACCGTGTCAGCCAACAATCTTTAGTTTGTAG
- a CDS encoding succinate dehydrogenase/fumarate reductase iron-sulfur subunit yields MQVCFKIIRQEQSAPPKVQTYFLDVDPSSTILDCLNRIKWEQDGTLAFRKNCRNTICGSCSMRINGRSALACKENIRGELERLKQISSNMLAIAESAPSGLDAPPEIMLAPMGNLPVIKDLIVDMQRFWANLQTIDPYVSTAGRQMPEREFLQTPEERARLNQSGNCILCGACYSECNACEVDSSFVGPHALAKAYRLVADSRDQQTEERLEKYNRGTEGVWGCTRCYYCNAVCPMGVAPLDQIGKIKEAILDRKNAQTNRSIRHRKVLIDLVKQGGWIDERRFGLQVVGNSFRDLKGLLSLGPLGLRMVTRGKFPLHFEKSEGTDTVRSLIETVQTLDPAQQVEDTTTDTPEPVGG; encoded by the coding sequence ATGCAAGTTTGCTTCAAAATTATTCGTCAAGAACAATCTGCTCCTCCAAAAGTTCAAACCTATTTTCTAGATGTTGACCCCAGTTCTACAATCCTGGACTGTTTAAACCGAATCAAGTGGGAGCAGGATGGAACCTTAGCATTCCGTAAAAATTGTCGAAATACAATTTGCGGTAGCTGTTCGATGCGAATTAATGGGCGTTCGGCATTAGCTTGCAAAGAAAACATAAGAGGGGAACTGGAACGGTTGAAACAAATTTCCTCAAACATGTTGGCGATTGCAGAGTCTGCTCCATCAGGTTTAGATGCCCCCCCGGAAATTATGCTGGCACCCATGGGCAACCTGCCGGTGATCAAAGATCTGATAGTGGACATGCAGAGGTTTTGGGCAAACCTCCAGACAATCGATCCCTACGTCAGCACGGCGGGGCGACAGATGCCTGAACGGGAGTTTTTGCAGACCCCAGAGGAACGGGCACGCCTGAACCAGTCAGGCAACTGCATCCTCTGCGGAGCCTGCTATTCCGAATGCAACGCCTGTGAGGTAGATTCCAGTTTTGTCGGACCCCATGCTCTGGCAAAAGCCTATCGCCTGGTTGCAGACTCCCGGGACCAGCAAACAGAGGAACGCTTGGAGAAATACAATCGTGGCACTGAAGGGGTCTGGGGCTGTACTCGCTGCTATTATTGCAATGCGGTATGCCCGATGGGAGTAGCCCCCCTCGACCAGATTGGCAAAATCAAAGAAGCCATTCTGGATCGCAAGAATGCCCAGACCAATCGTTCGATTCGTCACCGCAAAGTCCTGATTGATCTGGTCAAACAGGGGGGGTGGATTGATGAGCGTCGATTTGGTTTACAGGTGGTGGGCAATTCCTTTCGTGACCTCAAAGGATTGTTGAGTCTCGGTCCATTGGGGCTGAGGATGGTGACAAGAGGTAAGTTTCCCCTCCACTTTGAGAAATCTGAGGGAACCGATACGGTGCGATCGCTGATTGAAACCGTCCAGACCCTTGACCCTGCGCAGCAAGTTGAAGATACAACAACAGACACTCCTGAACCTGTAGGTGGCTAA
- a CDS encoding AbrB family transcriptional regulator produces the protein MSDTATTPLTGKALLQKVKELSHLPRRETAKRCGYYTVTKNNQTRVNLTDFYDAVLAARGIPLSPEGAKDGRGREPTYRVSVHKNGQIVIGAAYTQAMGLKPGDEFEIKLGYKHIHLIQLDSGKGESNGSYAKNE, from the coding sequence ATGAGTGATACCGCCACGACACCATTGACAGGAAAAGCGCTGCTCCAAAAAGTTAAGGAACTTTCCCATTTGCCACGTCGTGAAACAGCCAAGCGTTGTGGCTACTATACTGTTACAAAAAATAACCAGACTCGTGTCAATCTCACAGATTTTTATGATGCGGTATTAGCCGCGAGGGGGATTCCACTCAGCCCTGAAGGGGCAAAAGATGGCCGGGGGCGTGAACCAACCTATCGCGTTAGTGTCCATAAAAATGGGCAGATAGTCATTGGAGCAGCTTATACTCAGGCAATGGGCTTGAAGCCTGGAGACGAGTTTGAAATTAAGCTGGGTTACAAACACATTCATCTGATTCAACTTGATTCAGGGAAAGGGGAAAGTAACGGTTCCTATGCCAAAAATGAGTAA
- a CDS encoding chlorophyll a/b-binding protein: MSSETPPKPSIDPVNQPEPAFGWTPYAEQINGRFAMIGFIALLILEFFTRQDLITWLGLR; encoded by the coding sequence ATGAGTTCTGAAACTCCTCCCAAACCATCCATAGACCCTGTAAATCAGCCAGAACCTGCCTTTGGTTGGACTCCCTATGCCGAGCAGATTAACGGGCGTTTTGCCATGATTGGGTTTATCGCTCTGCTGATTCTGGAATTCTTTACCCGGCAGGATTTGATCACCTGGCTGGGGTTGCGATAG